The following nucleotide sequence is from Actinomycetota bacterium.
ACGGGTGGGGGGCCTGCTGCGGCGCAACGCCTACCGGGACGTGAAGAGCCACCGGGACTCGCTGGGCGCCACCCGGGTGGTGGCCGGGCGGCGCTGAACGCCGGCTACGCCAACAGCCCGGCTACGCCAGCCAGACCGTCCGTTCCCGGGGGTCGGTCCGCTGCTTGGCGGGCGGGGCCTCCGCCGCCGGGTAGCCCAGGTAGATGAACCCGGCGATCTCCTCCGGCGCCTCCCCGTCCACCGCCAGGCCCAGGTGGCGGGCGACATCGGGGTCCAGGGCCGCCGGCCCGGTGCGCAAGAACGCCGCCAGCCCCCGGTCGTGGGCGGCCAGCAGGATGTTCTGCATGGCGGCGCCCACGGAGTAGCGGTCCTCCATCGCCACCGCCTTCGGGTGGTCCGACGGCGTGTACACCACCACGATGATCACCGGCGCCCGCAGGGGCCGGGCCTCCTCGGCGGCCACTTTCGAGTCCACCATCGGGTCTCCGCCCTGTTCCCGGCGC
It contains:
- a CDS encoding nitroreductase; the protein is MDVGPTPGIVLGMDVIEAIQSRRSVPALTDQVPSRNEVEALLDAAVMAPTHHMTQPWRFVVVQGVAREAMGAVMGERVRREQGGDPMVDSKVAAEEARPLRAPVIIVVVYTPSDHPKAVAMEDRYSVGAAMQNILLAAHDRGLAAFLRTGPAALDPDVARHLGLAVDGEAPEEIAGFIYLGYPAAEAPPAKQRTDPRERTVWLA